In Clostridium sp. SY8519, one genomic interval encodes:
- a CDS encoding helix-turn-helix domain-containing protein, with protein sequence MKISLEIVKKHLEKCFKIGDCRICNEDLHLEKALFYSGDDNPEYATLYICGDGRLPDKLSEKKQLSLIVVGETLPRSVRDRTDWILLDDTTDLYSVWNQLVELFDRFHQWEREMLMLTGKQMTMADLERFLEISSFAFENGLSILDANFKIAAEDQINIKYGNYPAEFVRENKRDIPGSLVSEMKFNEQYQKIQYKKECFYYEEDILPHRCLCKNIFVGEQFVYRLIITECVRPFCHTDELLLEYCAEFLEHGIAQTDVVLVQNHERLITQLGEIIRSGTVNRLALRREAEKIVWDLEDCYQVLYVQPSAQDVYFSSLDYQCRELMRLFRDAAAFVYDTAIICVIHKEAGNEENNRDADFTVYVRENDFLAGTSNMFNGLYKIHDYYRQAQLALSIGMKEKPTHWIHAFSDVTFGYLLNKMTEDYSAQELVSPIFLRLKQYDDENGTEYIRTLETYLENNMNVVQTANQLFVHRATVIYRIKRICEIGHTDLKDKRELLHLGITFTLL encoded by the coding sequence ATGAAAATATCACTTGAAATTGTAAAAAAACATCTGGAGAAATGCTTTAAAATAGGGGATTGCAGGATATGCAATGAGGATTTGCACCTGGAAAAGGCACTGTTTTATTCCGGAGATGACAATCCGGAGTATGCCACATTGTATATATGCGGCGACGGAAGACTTCCGGATAAACTCTCTGAAAAAAAACAGTTGTCACTGATCGTGGTAGGGGAAACACTTCCGCGTTCGGTCCGTGACCGGACGGACTGGATTTTGTTGGATGACACTACCGATCTTTACAGCGTATGGAATCAGCTCGTTGAATTATTTGACAGATTCCATCAATGGGAACGGGAAATGCTTATGCTGACCGGAAAGCAGATGACAATGGCAGATTTGGAACGGTTTCTGGAGATTTCTTCTTTTGCTTTTGAAAACGGACTGTCCATATTGGACGCAAATTTTAAGATTGCGGCAGAGGACCAGATCAATATCAAATACGGGAATTATCCGGCAGAGTTTGTCAGAGAAAACAAGAGGGATATTCCTGGATCGCTGGTAAGTGAGATGAAGTTCAATGAACAGTATCAGAAAATACAGTATAAGAAGGAATGCTTCTATTATGAAGAAGATATCCTGCCGCACAGATGTCTTTGTAAAAACATATTTGTCGGAGAACAGTTTGTCTATCGTCTGATCATTACAGAGTGTGTCCGGCCGTTTTGCCATACGGATGAGCTTTTGCTGGAATACTGCGCAGAGTTTCTGGAACACGGGATCGCGCAGACGGATGTTGTGCTTGTGCAGAATCATGAGCGATTGATAACGCAGCTGGGGGAAATCATCCGCAGCGGGACAGTGAACCGGCTGGCACTTCGGAGGGAAGCCGAAAAGATAGTCTGGGATCTGGAAGATTGCTACCAGGTATTGTATGTGCAGCCCAGTGCACAGGATGTATATTTTTCTTCTTTGGATTATCAGTGCAGGGAATTGATGCGGCTGTTCCGGGATGCAGCAGCATTTGTTTATGATACGGCGATCATCTGTGTCATTCATAAGGAGGCCGGAAATGAAGAGAATAACCGGGACGCAGATTTTACAGTCTACGTAAGAGAAAATGATTTTCTCGCCGGAACCAGCAATATGTTCAATGGTTTGTATAAGATCCATGACTATTACAGGCAGGCACAGTTGGCATTATCCATCGGAATGAAGGAAAAACCGACGCATTGGATCCATGCGTTTTCGGACGTGACATTTGGATATCTTTTAAACAAGATGACAGAAGATTATTCAGCCCAAGAGCTGGTATCTCCGATTTTCCTCAGGTTAAAGCAATATGATGATGAAAACGGTACTGAATATATCCGTACTTTAGAAACCTATCTGGAAAACAATATGAATGTGGTACAGACCGCAAATCAATTATTTGTTCACCGGGCAACCGTGATCTACCGGATCAAGAGGATCTGCGAGATTGGACATACAGATCTGAAGGATAAACGGGAGCTTTTACATCTGGGCATCACGTTTACGTTGCTGTAA
- a CDS encoding acyl-ACP thioesterase domain-containing protein — protein MGQFPEFTPECPKGVYEKIITVTEKEVDRAGYMHPAELARQMQIITEEYFDACSGLTIAQLNQAGLSWIIAWTQMQVERLPQKDEVLRLRIWPSKKKAVMHVRKYAFYTYDGEPLVTTSSLFLLMDQKTRTAAGDPEGMIDLTPVVIPGEPKPPKMNLPFPEEYKCLAGRTVEAHEIDYNGHMNNSHYLDWTEALPEEYWLREHALKTVWVEYTQEMTEGQTVGMYYVLDQDCLYVKGVSANGQSFRVLATCEADGGAHLRLPGDRSA, from the coding sequence ATGGGACAGTTCCCGGAATTTACACCAGAATGCCCGAAAGGCGTATATGAAAAGATCATAACGGTTACGGAAAAAGAAGTTGACCGTGCAGGCTATATGCATCCGGCAGAACTGGCAAGACAGATGCAGATCATCACAGAGGAGTATTTCGATGCCTGCTCAGGTTTGACGATTGCGCAATTGAATCAGGCAGGACTGAGCTGGATCATTGCCTGGACCCAGATGCAGGTGGAACGTCTGCCCCAAAAAGACGAAGTCTTAAGGCTGCGGATCTGGCCTTCTAAGAAAAAGGCAGTGATGCATGTAAGAAAATATGCGTTCTACACCTATGACGGAGAACCGCTTGTTACGACATCTTCCCTGTTTCTTTTGATGGACCAGAAGACCAGGACGGCCGCTGGAGATCCGGAAGGAATGATCGACCTGACACCTGTTGTGATCCCGGGAGAGCCAAAACCTCCCAAAATGAATCTTCCCTTTCCGGAGGAATACAAGTGTCTTGCAGGCCGTACCGTTGAAGCACATGAGATTGACTACAACGGCCATATGAACAATTCCCATTATCTGGACTGGACAGAAGCGCTTCCGGAAGAGTATTGGCTCAGGGAGCATGCATTGAAAACTGTCTGGGTGGAATACACACAGGAGATGACGGAAGGACAGACGGTCGGAATGTATTATGTACTGGATCAGGACTGTCTGTATGTAAAAGGTGTCAGCGCCAACGGGCAATCATTCCGGGTGCTGGCAACATGTGAAGCCGATGGCGGCGCACATCTCAGATTGCCGGGCGACCGGTCTGCGTAA
- a CDS encoding FAD-binding protein codes for MENNRKTYITDVLVVGGGLGGAVMAQKLHMLKPDVKITIMEKGYFGYTGQTTKAGHGMCMLSPEAGDDIYEMMKEQVELNPYGTYLNDQDYLVEYQKEQYTYIQELERMGGQFSHEPDGSLHHHHEFEGKKISAVQIDIDFMTPFCKQVMAGGAQILERTYFTDLLTNDGKVVGAVGFNLDTTEFVVVRAKEVVLATNEFNPSCRDLFYAPATGYMAAYEAGAQLRNVEHLTEWDLVYRNTGNFLYGVHWVVCNSKGENIFKKYNSHSLEELDVNLIRGMAKELEMGNGPLVADFTQMQKTNEGADGFFHGIEMKQRLELDEFIRNHQDIDLSNPKPEVSVSYRVSIRSLRIDVEGKTSVPHLWGLGQMTTAGSAHGSWVHGDGLGVASKTGLMTAKAMAKYIDDSELGEIDEEQVEFFRKRIFEAAEYKGEFRPDHVIRHISRLIKKPEYSFNKTEETMTELIAELNEIRDQYKDMIHLPKVNGHYLAKAIELRTMIDMLEMMFMVFKTRKESRGCFSRLDYPERDDKNWLKWVILEKGEDGKPSIFTERIPIERYPFKPEGWEEIAMPE; via the coding sequence ATGGAAAACAATAGAAAAACATATATAACGGATGTTCTGGTCGTTGGCGGCGGACTTGGCGGAGCAGTTATGGCACAGAAACTCCACATGCTGAAGCCGGATGTTAAGATCACGATCATGGAAAAAGGTTATTTCGGATACACTGGTCAGACAACAAAAGCCGGCCATGGTATGTGCATGCTGTCTCCGGAAGCAGGGGATGATATCTATGAAATGATGAAAGAACAAGTAGAACTGAATCCTTATGGTACATATCTGAATGATCAGGATTATCTGGTGGAGTATCAGAAAGAGCAGTACACCTATATTCAGGAGCTCGAGCGCATGGGCGGTCAATTCTCTCATGAGCCGGACGGAAGCCTGCATCATCACCATGAGTTTGAAGGCAAGAAGATCTCTGCGGTTCAGATCGACATTGATTTCATGACACCGTTCTGCAAACAGGTTATGGCAGGCGGCGCGCAGATCTTAGAGCGTACCTACTTTACAGACCTGCTGACTAATGACGGCAAGGTAGTCGGCGCAGTTGGCTTCAACCTGGATACAACGGAATTTGTTGTTGTACGCGCAAAAGAAGTGGTTCTTGCAACCAACGAGTTCAATCCATCCTGCAGAGATTTGTTCTATGCACCGGCAACCGGTTATATGGCAGCTTATGAGGCAGGTGCACAGTTAAGAAACGTAGAGCATCTGACCGAGTGGGATCTGGTTTACAGAAATACCGGTAACTTCCTGTATGGTGTTCACTGGGTTGTATGCAACAGCAAGGGCGAAAACATCTTTAAGAAATACAATTCACATTCTCTGGAAGAGCTGGATGTTAACCTGATCCGCGGTATGGCAAAAGAGCTTGAAATGGGCAATGGCCCGCTGGTTGCAGACTTCACACAGATGCAAAAGACCAATGAGGGCGCAGACGGCTTCTTCCATGGAATCGAAATGAAGCAGAGACTGGAACTGGATGAGTTTATCCGGAATCATCAGGATATCGACCTGAGCAATCCGAAGCCGGAGGTTTCCGTATCCTATCGTGTCAGCATCCGCTCCCTGCGCATCGATGTAGAGGGCAAGACAAGCGTTCCACATCTGTGGGGCCTGGGTCAGATGACCACAGCCGGTTCCGCGCACGGCAGCTGGGTACACGGCGACGGACTTGGCGTTGCATCAAAGACCGGTCTGATGACTGCAAAAGCAATGGCGAAATATATTGACGATTCCGAGCTTGGCGAGATCGATGAGGAGCAGGTAGAATTCTTCCGCAAGAGAATCTTCGAAGCGGCAGAATACAAAGGCGAGTTCCGCCCGGATCATGTGATCCGTCATATCTCCCGTCTGATCAAGAAGCCGGAATACAGCTTCAATAAGACAGAAGAGACCATGACAGAGCTGATCGCAGAGCTGAATGAGATCCGTGATCAGTACAAGGATATGATTCACCTGCCGAAGGTAAACGGCCATTATCTTGCAAAAGCAATCGAACTGCGTACCATGATCGATATGCTTGAGATGATGTTCATGGTATTCAAGACCAGAAAAGAAAGCCGCGGATGCTTCAGTCGTCTGGATTATCCGGAGCGCGATGACAAGAACTGGCTCAAGTGGGTCATCCTTGAGAAAGGTGAGGATGGAAAACCGTCTATCTTCACAGAGCGTATTCCGATCGAACGCTATCCGTTCAAACCGGAAGGCTGGGAAGAAATCGCAATGCCAGAATAG
- a CDS encoding phosphopantetheine-binding protein, which produces MKTMTKYDLEPITKTFYDALEEGTVLGRKCTSCGHIEFPPYLCCNSCGCLDTEWVDLTNMRGVIGQVLPTRGAFGDPEFRTVHGDYFSIEVKVPGADPVSTSLLHVDYDKYDEFDRFVRENEVVVKPLIIQDEDTKVLVWELEDESEFKKIPEIKEAAPAKAKEEAAAPAAKAIDLSNDATAQIVIDAAADAYGVDASEITLATDIREDLSNESMKMIVMISTIEDETNVTIEIQEASNLMTIADFVNVVKERLGEETISADTASGSVSGGTAAATADAGTEELDDIAKKVIQCAADSYGVDASEITLATDIREDLSNESMKMIVMISEIEDELDVTIEIQEASNLMTIADFVRVVRERL; this is translated from the coding sequence ATGAAGACGATGACAAAATATGATTTAGAGCCTATCACAAAAACCTTTTATGACGCACTGGAGGAAGGAACTGTCCTTGGACGGAAATGTACCAGCTGCGGACACATCGAATTCCCGCCTTACCTCTGCTGCAATTCCTGCGGATGTCTGGATACAGAGTGGGTTGACCTCACCAATATGCGCGGTGTGATCGGTCAGGTACTGCCGACAAGAGGCGCCTTTGGTGATCCGGAATTCAGAACGGTACACGGTGATTATTTCTCGATTGAAGTAAAAGTGCCGGGGGCAGATCCTGTAAGCACCAGCCTGCTGCACGTAGATTATGATAAATATGATGAATTTGACCGGTTTGTCCGTGAAAATGAAGTTGTTGTAAAACCGCTGATCATTCAGGATGAAGACACAAAAGTACTGGTATGGGAGCTCGAAGACGAGAGCGAGTTTAAGAAGATTCCGGAGATTAAGGAAGCAGCACCGGCAAAAGCAAAGGAGGAAGCGGCAGCACCGGCAGCCAAAGCAATCGATCTGTCAAATGACGCGACGGCACAGATTGTCATCGATGCAGCGGCGGATGCTTATGGCGTGGATGCATCCGAAATCACACTGGCTACAGATATCAGAGAAGATCTGTCCAATGAATCGATGAAGATGATTGTAATGATCTCTACCATTGAAGATGAGACGAATGTCACGATCGAGATTCAGGAAGCAAGCAATCTGATGACGATCGCTGATTTTGTCAATGTAGTGAAAGAGCGCCTTGGCGAGGAAACCATTTCCGCAGATACAGCGTCAGGCTCGGTATCTGGCGGCACAGCTGCTGCAACAGCCGACGCAGGCACGGAAGAGCTGGATGATATCGCAAAGAAAGTCATCCAGTGCGCAGCTGACAGCTATGGCGTGGATGCATCCGAAATCACACTGGCTACAGATATCAGAGAAGATCTGTCCAATGAATCGATGAAGATGATCGTCATGATCTCTGAGATCGAAGATGAACTGGATGTCACGATCGAGATCCAAGAGGCAAGCAACCTGATGACGATCGCTGATTTTGTCAGAGTAGTAAGAGAACGACTGTAA
- a CDS encoding uroporphyrinogen decarboxylase family protein, which translates to MPLTPKENYLNFLNHKEIEWTPVEIVDCSYIGFGSVPGPTFEKGPIGGGLDGFGVNWVCPPTGNGASVPDPSQHIMDIDNFTEWRDIVKIPDVNAMNWDQIAAREFQFCQGYDPDINALQYGCGTGVFERLAALMGFGDALIALIEEPEEVKELFEKITDYKIATAKKVKDYINPDVFVNYDDICTQLAPFISHEQYEELIKPYHKRLYDACWELEMIPLQHTCGKAESFVEDMIEIGAAGWTSVQPTNDIEGLLQKYGDRFCIIGGWDSAGAVSLPDASFESRVEEIHRCFDTYGKYDAFAIFCFVLVNTTNPAEVGATLGPLLGECAKYSHILGRSHRIK; encoded by the coding sequence ATGCCATTAACCCCTAAAGAAAACTATTTAAACTTCTTAAACCACAAAGAAATCGAATGGACACCGGTCGAAATCGTGGATTGCTCATATATCGGTTTCGGTTCTGTTCCTGGACCGACCTTTGAAAAAGGCCCGATCGGCGGCGGTCTTGACGGCTTTGGTGTCAACTGGGTTTGTCCGCCAACCGGTAACGGCGCATCTGTTCCGGATCCGTCACAGCACATCATGGACATCGACAACTTCACAGAATGGCGCGACATCGTTAAAATCCCTGATGTCAATGCAATGAACTGGGATCAGATCGCAGCCAGAGAATTCCAGTTCTGTCAGGGATATGATCCGGATATCAATGCCCTGCAATACGGATGCGGAACCGGTGTTTTCGAACGTCTGGCGGCTCTGATGGGCTTTGGCGATGCCTTGATCGCCCTGATCGAAGAGCCGGAAGAGGTCAAAGAACTGTTTGAAAAGATTACGGATTACAAGATTGCAACCGCAAAGAAAGTCAAGGATTATATCAATCCGGATGTGTTTGTCAACTACGATGATATCTGCACACAGCTTGCACCGTTCATTTCTCATGAACAGTACGAAGAATTGATCAAGCCCTATCACAAGCGTCTTTACGATGCCTGCTGGGAACTTGAAATGATCCCGTTGCAGCACACCTGCGGAAAAGCAGAAAGTTTTGTAGAAGATATGATCGAGATCGGTGCAGCCGGATGGACTTCCGTACAGCCTACGAACGACATCGAAGGTCTGCTGCAAAAATATGGTGACCGGTTCTGCATCATCGGCGGTTGGGATTCCGCAGGCGCGGTTTCCCTTCCGGATGCGTCATTCGAATCCCGTGTAGAAGAGATCCACCGCTGCTTCGATACCTACGGAAAATACGATGCATTCGCGATATTCTGCTTTGTACTGGTCAATACAACCAATCCTGCAGAAGTCGGTGCCACACTTGGTCCGCTGCTTGGAGAGTGCGCAAAATATTCCCATATACTGGGCCGAAGCCACCGCATTAAATAG
- a CDS encoding ferredoxin family protein: MRISDLQDDPRRLNKVTVDPDLCMGCMKCIRTCCYDVYEWDPVEKLSTAAYPEECVSCYQCMYFCPAGAIKVEEAELSFYDQLYDPLGLND, from the coding sequence ATGAGAATCAGCGATTTACAGGACGATCCTCGTCGTTTAAATAAGGTAACTGTTGATCCGGACCTGTGCATGGGATGCATGAAATGTATCAGAACATGCTGCTACGATGTGTACGAATGGGATCCGGTAGAAAAGCTTTCTACAGCAGCTTATCCGGAAGAGTGCGTATCCTGCTATCAGTGTATGTACTTCTGTCCGGCAGGTGCGATCAAGGTAGAAGAGGCAGAGCTTTCATTCTATGATCAGCTGTATGATCCGCTTGGATTAAACGATTAG
- a CDS encoding [FeFe] hydrogenase, group A, with product MLQIMINGNPVPARDGATILEAAYEDKYARTQFDTEILSLQYLKGVQEKDDSGLCIVEVQGKGIVNAATTLIEPDMQVITDSEAVRFEQRKALKDILDHHDRDCRHCSRTGNCELQDVQHKLRMTKNPAKEAFDPVPVKTDGIIVRDDNKCIRCGRCVAACENLQGIGAIKMEGEGLTAKVVPSKGATLIESGCVGCGQCITVCPVGALHERDDVDAVLEMIKDPDKYVVIQAAPSVRASISEAFGYPIGSGTKGKLAAAMRKIGFDRVFDTVFSADLTIMEEANELIERIQTGGTLPMFTSCCPGWINYIETYYDDMLAHVSSCKSPQQMFGAMVKTFLSEKEGIPADKIVVVSTMPCTAKKRELGREDQNAAGVPDVDFSLTSRELARMIERSGISFPGLEDEAFDAPLGIGTGAGTLFGATGGVMEAALRTANDWLNGEAQGEIEFTEVRGTKDIKEATYKVGDLTLRVAIVSGLKNAKALLEKMRAGEVEYDFVEFMACPGGCVNGGGQPQQKACVRMVKDLRAERAMTLYRLDKSDMLRKSHENPEIIELYDSYLGKPGSEKAHATLHTSYKSQAK from the coding sequence ATGTTGCAGATTATGATCAATGGAAACCCTGTACCTGCAAGGGATGGAGCTACGATTCTGGAAGCGGCTTACGAAGACAAATATGCGAGAACGCAGTTCGATACGGAAATCTTGTCCCTGCAGTATTTAAAGGGTGTGCAGGAAAAGGATGACAGCGGACTTTGTATCGTAGAAGTTCAGGGAAAAGGAATTGTCAATGCGGCAACGACCCTGATCGAGCCGGATATGCAAGTCATCACGGATTCCGAGGCTGTCAGATTTGAGCAGAGAAAGGCTCTGAAGGATATCCTGGATCATCATGACAGAGACTGCAGACACTGCAGCCGTACCGGAAACTGCGAGCTGCAGGATGTACAGCACAAACTGCGCATGACCAAGAACCCGGCAAAGGAAGCATTTGACCCGGTACCGGTGAAGACAGACGGCATCATCGTGAGAGATGACAACAAATGTATCCGCTGCGGCCGCTGCGTAGCAGCATGCGAAAACCTGCAGGGAATCGGCGCGATCAAGATGGAAGGTGAAGGCCTGACAGCAAAGGTCGTACCGTCAAAGGGAGCAACACTCATCGAAAGCGGTTGTGTTGGCTGTGGACAGTGTATCACAGTCTGTCCCGTCGGCGCACTGCATGAGAGAGATGATGTGGATGCTGTATTAGAAATGATAAAGGATCCGGATAAATATGTTGTGATCCAGGCAGCACCTTCCGTGCGTGCAAGTATCTCCGAAGCGTTTGGTTATCCGATCGGCTCCGGCACAAAAGGAAAGCTTGCAGCAGCAATGAGAAAGATTGGATTTGACCGGGTATTTGATACCGTTTTCTCAGCGGATTTAACCATCATGGAAGAAGCAAACGAGCTGATAGAGCGGATCCAGACAGGCGGAACACTCCCGATGTTTACTTCCTGCTGTCCCGGATGGATCAACTACATCGAGACCTATTATGATGATATGCTTGCGCATGTATCCTCCTGTAAATCTCCGCAGCAGATGTTCGGAGCAATGGTAAAGACCTTCCTTTCCGAAAAAGAAGGAATCCCGGCAGATAAGATCGTTGTCGTCAGCACGATGCCATGTACAGCGAAAAAGCGTGAGTTGGGAAGAGAAGATCAGAATGCAGCAGGCGTTCCGGATGTTGACTTTTCACTGACAAGCCGTGAGCTCGCACGTATGATCGAACGCAGCGGCATCTCCTTCCCGGGTCTTGAGGATGAAGCATTTGATGCACCGCTTGGCATCGGCACCGGCGCAGGCACGCTCTTCGGCGCGACCGGTGGCGTTATGGAAGCAGCTTTACGTACAGCAAACGACTGGTTGAACGGAGAAGCACAGGGCGAGATCGAGTTTACAGAGGTCCGTGGAACAAAAGACATCAAGGAAGCAACTTATAAAGTCGGCGACCTGACACTTCGCGTAGCAATCGTAAGCGGCCTTAAGAACGCAAAAGCACTGCTTGAAAAGATGCGCGCAGGTGAAGTGGAATATGACTTTGTAGAGTTTATGGCATGTCCGGGCGGTTGTGTCAACGGCGGCGGTCAGCCTCAGCAGAAGGCTTGTGTAAGAATGGTAAAGGATCTCAGAGCAGAGCGCGCGATGACATTGTATCGTCTCGACAAGAGCGATATGCTTCGCAAATCCCATGAGAATCCGGAAATCATTGAGCTTTATGACAGTTATCTGGGCAAACCGGGCAGCGAAAAAGCTCATGCAACACTGCACACCAGCTATAAAAGCCAGGCGAAATAG
- a CDS encoding thiolase family protein — MSFNDNIPKLKPYSRSVSIIGVGATPFVRVLDDPSVDGMNEAELFAYAARDAMKDAGITGKDVEFYIHGQAGPGWTSNFATPNMHVANWIGMKGKGSYHHSEACATGYVALETAVMAVASGQYDMVLSGCIEMPYSIAYPTKNLIKRRFGTDAMFHEVLCSTLPRDYTLFTRGALPFNSESWLDHYVNENNISAKDVDAFMTQLSINCRRAAVQNPLSTITNKTYAELAEEAGMDSEYEYLHSKFNPLIGKYMRGAHFEQRCDGAAAVIVCPTEMAYKYTEHPIEVLGVGHSCLENSNPRLEMTATKNAYEQMKALTGLTGKDMDLFLTNDFYNQSELLSAEICEYLPEGEGWQYVKENRIAFDGDRPVNSNGGRCHYGHAAGASGLHDLYEAVHQMRGDSATQVKHEVKHAMLRGFGGAQNLLNIMLEKK; from the coding sequence ATGAGTTTTAACGATAATATACCCAAATTAAAACCTTACAGCAGAAGCGTATCAATCATCGGCGTGGGCGCGACACCGTTTGTCCGTGTACTCGATGATCCGTCTGTTGATGGAATGAACGAGGCAGAGCTGTTTGCCTATGCAGCGCGTGACGCGATGAAAGACGCAGGCATCACAGGCAAGGACGTTGAGTTCTATATTCATGGCCAGGCAGGCCCGGGATGGACCAGTAACTTTGCAACACCGAATATGCATGTTGCGAACTGGATCGGTATGAAAGGAAAAGGATCCTACCATCACAGCGAAGCATGTGCGACAGGATATGTAGCGCTTGAGACAGCAGTCATGGCAGTTGCGTCCGGCCAGTATGATATGGTGCTTAGCGGCTGTATTGAAATGCCGTATTCCATCGCTTATCCAACCAAAAATCTGATCAAGCGCCGCTTTGGTACGGATGCAATGTTCCATGAGGTGCTTTGCTCCACACTTCCGAGAGATTATACCTTATTTACCAGAGGAGCGCTTCCGTTTAACTCAGAGTCCTGGCTGGATCATTATGTAAATGAAAACAATATCAGCGCAAAGGATGTGGATGCGTTTATGACACAGCTTTCCATCAACTGCCGTCGTGCAGCGGTTCAGAATCCGCTCAGCACGATCACAAACAAGACCTATGCAGAGCTGGCAGAGGAAGCAGGCATGGATTCCGAATATGAATATCTGCATTCCAAATTCAATCCGCTGATCGGCAAATACATGCGCGGCGCGCACTTTGAACAGCGTTGTGACGGCGCGGCAGCAGTGATCGTCTGCCCGACCGAGATGGCATACAAATATACAGAGCATCCGATCGAGGTGCTGGGCGTAGGTCATTCCTGTCTGGAAAACTCCAATCCGCGTCTGGAAATGACCGCGACAAAGAATGCATACGAGCAGATGAAAGCGCTGACCGGTCTGACCGGAAAGGACATGGATCTGTTCCTGACCAATGATTTCTATAACCAGTCCGAACTGCTTTCGGCAGAGATCTGTGAATACCTGCCGGAGGGCGAAGGCTGGCAGTATGTAAAAGAGAACCGCATCGCGTTTGACGGAGACCGTCCGGTCAACTCCAACGGCGGCCGCTGTCATTACGGCCATGCGGCTGGCGCATCAGGTCTGCATGACTTGTATGAAGCCGTTCATCAGATGCGTGGCGATTCCGCAACACAGGTAAAACACGAAGTGAAGCATGCGATGCTGCGCGGCTTTGGCGGTGCACAGAACCTGTTAAACATCATGCTGGAGAAGAAATAG
- a CDS encoding LysR family transcriptional regulator: protein MRHIDLLNINLNQIRIFLTVVEFGGFTAAAKKLNMTQPMISKTIAHLEQELGLCLILRGSRKFQVTPAGMNLYEEWKDLIRSFEDSVLNAHSIQEGKKETLKIGTGELDPKDSPVIKKIRIMKNLLSGTDVFGECMELSALVSYLAQDKLDLIVISKHMLPLMEGLDIGWKTIIPSRLCIYVHQSNPLYDREYLDFSDLRMERFIVFSPEKDNSYIELLTKLSREAGFTPLISCYVQHEKSFTLNLELENGIVLADSYTDLESPTVKKFPLDIRNDIIAVWKKEHFRDSIEIFLNLFQTE from the coding sequence ATGAGACACATCGATCTCTTGAATATCAACCTGAATCAGATTCGGATCTTTCTAACGGTAGTGGAGTTTGGCGGATTCACAGCCGCAGCCAAAAAGCTGAATATGACACAGCCAATGATCAGTAAGACGATCGCACACCTTGAACAGGAGCTCGGCTTGTGTCTGATCCTACGCGGAAGCAGAAAGTTCCAGGTGACGCCTGCAGGAATGAACCTGTACGAAGAATGGAAAGATCTGATCCGGAGTTTCGAAGACTCTGTTCTCAATGCGCATTCTATACAGGAAGGAAAGAAAGAAACCTTAAAGATCGGCACCGGTGAATTAGACCCAAAAGACAGTCCTGTCATTAAGAAGATCAGAATCATGAAAAACCTTTTGTCCGGCACGGATGTATTTGGAGAATGCATGGAATTATCTGCGCTGGTATCATACCTTGCACAGGACAAACTGGATCTGATCGTGATATCAAAGCATATGCTCCCCCTGATGGAAGGACTGGATATCGGCTGGAAAACCATCATTCCAAGCAGGCTCTGCATTTATGTGCATCAGAGCAATCCTCTGTATGACCGGGAATATCTAGATTTTTCCGATTTACGTATGGAGCGGTTTATCGTTTTTTCTCCGGAAAAAGATAACAGCTATATTGAACTTCTTACAAAACTGTCCAGAGAAGCCGGGTTTACGCCGTTGATCTCCTGCTATGTGCAGCACGAAAAATCATTTACCCTGAACCTGGAGCTGGAAAACGGAATCGTTTTGGCTGACAGTTATACCGACCTGGAATCACCAACAGTCAAAAAATTCCCGCTGGATATCCGGAATGATATCATCGCGGTCTGGAAAAAAGAGCATTTCAGAGATTCCATCGAAATATTTCTCAATCTGTTTCAAACAGAATAG